One genomic region from Colletes latitarsis isolate SP2378_abdomen chromosome 10, iyColLati1, whole genome shotgun sequence encodes:
- the LOC143346174 gene encoding uncharacterized protein LOC143346174, protein MTDLDVDDSLTKLNTQLNKSMVLMDTSTENKIHQSKSNRSIKINTKIQPASASNISPISRKSILKKSEDRNSDKQYSIEAQNAENNRTINHDKTSMSITTVPRPHNINDLVQEENLIVESTDPTFDLDSISDNEEMWIMDIPRTIDPQELKGQILVFGEKSKFKIKEERYCAVHHDVKCNITCVFNTGKAKTRYKTVNAKPAGTITIRRKLSGISKTKPMQIENSGVPFPKNLKIRHPLFGVSQEGKVRKCAIK, encoded by the exons atgACTGACTTGGATGTAGATGATTCTTTGACCAAACTGAATACACAACTGAATAAATCTATGGTTTTGATGGATACgtcaacagaaaataaaatacatCAATCGAAAAGTAACAGATctataaaaattaatacaaaaattcaaCCTGCCAGTGCTTCTAACATTTCACCAATCTCCAGGAAAAGTATTTTGAAAAAGTCTGAAGATAGAAACAGTGATAAACAATATAGTATAGAAGCACAAAATGCAGAAAATAACAGAACGATAAATCATGATAAAACGTCAATGAGTATAACAACTGTTCCTAGGCCACATAAT ATCAATGATTTAGTACAAGAAGAAAATTTAATTGTGGAATCTACGGATCCCACGTTCGACTTAGACAGTATATCAGACAATGAAGAGATGTGGATAATGGACATTCCTAGAACA ATTGATCCACAAGAACTCAAAGGTCAAATATTAGTGTTTGGAGAGAagtcaaaatttaaaattaaggaAGAACGTTACTGCGCAGTGCATCATGATGTTAAATGCAATATAACTTGTGTATTTAATACCGGCAAAGCAAAAACGCGATATAAAACag TTAATGCAAAACCAGCAGGTACGATAACCATTAGACGGAAACTTTCAGGTATTTCAAAGACTAAACCAATGCAAATAGAAAATTCTGGTGTACCGTTTCCTAAAAACTTAAAAATTCGTCATCCATTATTTGGTGTAAGTCAAGAAGGTAAAGTCAGAAAGTGTGCAATAAAGTAa
- the Orc2 gene encoding origin recognition complex subunit 2 → MSGSGNLRRSTRIQSRAKESGNSKHKVTNRDEDFILETRLTKKKELDNIEKSIQRSVELFSDDDVSGEKLYGFQTPKAKKNAMTRKASLCHTPINTKKPEKLVLSVVLDKIQMKPDGSVKTDNKNSCMKSSPIRRRYLSEKSSSENESVSEDSEYVLSNSGTDNETSENETSVDSNDEENETEKKTTRQKLEFQANLVGTPKRASSRNKPAIIHKDFHIKTDEYFKTQSEKVTTSDRTLERLRNSRLTKKNLEQLLTDDNYVSKQHKNIVLSLSENHASLFDMWHFIMEQGYTVLLYGVGSKRCLINTFHRSVSYHPSLIVNGFFPSLTVKDILDGIITNLLRLNCPTNMSECMDLIEKVLEENPNDRLYLLIHNIDGVMLRSNKAQDILSCLASIPNLCVLASVDHVNAPLLWDHIKHSKFNFFWWDTTTFLPYREETSYEGSLLVQESGALALSSLHNVFLSLTSNAKSIYLLLAKHQLSNPSNVNFDGMAFKDLYQAAREGFIVSSDLVLRAQLTEFIDHKLVKVKRNIDGVEHLVIPLSKGLLKQFLEEHEL, encoded by the exons ATGTCTGGTTCTGGAAACTTGCGACGATCTACACGAATTCAGAGTCGTGCTAAAG AAAGTGGTAACTCAAAACATAAAGTGACAAATAGAGATGAGGATTTTATTTTAGAGACAAGActtacgaaaaaaaaagaattggataatattgaaaaatccaTACAAAGATCAGTtg AATTGTTCTCTGATGATGATGTCAGTGGTGAAAAGTTGTATGGATTTCAAACACCTAAAGCTAAAAAGAATGCTATGACGCGCAAGGCAAGTTTATGCCATACACCTATTAATACAAAAAAACCAGAGAAACTTGTACTTTCAGTTGTCCTTGACAAAATACAGATGAAACCGGATGGATCAGTAAAAACAGATAATAAAAATTCTTGCATGAAAT CTTCACCTATCCGAAGAAGATATTTGTCAGAAAAATCTTCTAGTGAAAACGAAAGCGTATCGGAGGATAGTGAATATGTATTATCTAATAGTGGTACAGATAATGAAACAAGCGAAAACGAGACTTCTGTAGATAGTAATGATGAAGAGAATGAGACTGAAAAAAAAACCACAAGACAGAAACTCGAATTTCAGGCAAATTTAGTCGGCACACCAAAGAGGGCAAGCAGTAGAAATAAGCCTGCAATTATTCATAAAGATTTT cacATAAAAACTgatgaatatttcaaaacacaATCGGAAAAAGTAACTACGTCGGATCGAACATTAGAACGGCTACGTAATTCTCGTTTAACAAAGAAAAATTTAGAGCAATTATTAACGGACGACAATTATGTATCTAAACAACATAAAAATATCGTTTTGTCATTATCTGAAAACCATGCAAGTTTGTTTGATATGTGGCATTTTATCATGGA GCAAGGTTACACTGTATTGCTTTATGGCGTAGGATCAAAAAGATGTTTAATTAATACTTTTCATAGAAGTGTATCTTATCATCCATCActaatagtgaatggatttttTCCCAGTCTGACTGTGAAGGAC ATATTAGATGGTATAATTACTAATTTATTGAGGTTAAATTGTCCCACTAATATGAGCGAGTGTATGGATCTCATTGAAAAAGTATTGGAGGAAAACCCAAACGATAGACTTTATTTGCTAATACATAACATAGATGGTGTGATGTTGCGATCAAATAAAGCTCAAGATATACTCTCTTGTCTCGCGAGCATACCAAATCTTTGTGTCCTGGCATCAGTTGATCATGTCAATGCACCATTAT TATGGGATCACATAAAACATTCAAAGTTTAATTTTTTTTGGTGGGACACAACTACATTTTTGCCTTATCGAGAAGAGACATCTTATGAAGGTTCACTTTTAGTGCAAGAAAGTGGTGCACTTGCTTTGTCATCTCTTCATAATGTTTTCCTATCTCTAACATCGAATGCTAAATCAATctacttactacttgctaaaCATCAACTGAGCAATCCTAGTAATGTTAATTTTGATG ggATGGCATTTAAAGATCTTTATCAGGCTGCACGTGAAGGATTTATTGTAAGCTCAGATTTAGTATTGAGAGCACAGTTGACTGAATTCATAGATCACAAATTGGTCAAGGTCAAACGTAACATCGATGGTGTTGAACATCTCGTGATTCCACTAAGCAAAGGACTTTTAAAACAATTCTTGGAAGAACATGAATTGTGA